In the genome of Perca fluviatilis chromosome 4, GENO_Pfluv_1.0, whole genome shotgun sequence, one region contains:
- the LOC120557898 gene encoding vicilin-like seed storage protein At2g18540, with the protein MSLLLVAYYSEAAAAWRGESPSSSSSEDDQRCTTRLLVRRDVSSLFIVGTNPSTITKERRQRGESPLSCAENQPSTTRQQVRRFESPSSSSSKDDQRSTTRQQERKDVSSLFFVGTNMKERRRKGESPLSCAENTPSTTSARKEREIIEREKQRLEEEGLKRERCEKMKRKNQEKERKTFGLRSRMYIWWLNCKIDNIARDIQSTFVDERHRLRHDPLRNQEKMAEKERLLDRRRELVVYKRRQEFKVEREVRKQRLKVERKEINAKKMENISELCSNSEYPAMLNFLYGPMPVRSHIYIN; encoded by the exons ATGAGCCTTCTACTCGTAGCCTACTACTCGGAGGCGGCAGCAGCATGGAGAGGAGAGAGCCCTTCGTCGTCATCTTCTGAAGATGACCAGCGTTGTACCACCAGGCTGCTAGTACGAAGGGATGTGAGCTCTTTGTTCATTGTGGGTACCAATCCTTCTACCATCACGAAGGAGCGCAGGCAAAGGGGTGAGAGCCCTTTGTCTTGTGCAGAAAACCAGCCTTCTACCACCAGGCAGCAAGTACGAAGGTTTGAGAGCCCTTCGTCGTCATCTTCTAAAGATGACCAGCGTTCTACCACCAGGCAGCAAGAACGAAAGGATGTGAGCTCTTTGTTCTTCGTAGGCACAAACATGAAGGAGCGCAGGCGAAAGGGTGAGAGCCCTTTGTCTTGTGCAGAAAACACGCCCTCTACCACCAGTGCAAGAAAGGAGAGGGAGATCATTGAAAGAGAAAAGCAGCGTTTGGAGGAGGagggtttaaaaagagaaaggtgtgaaaagatgaagagaaagaaccaggagaaggagaggaaaacgTTTGGTCTGCGTTCAAGAATGTACATTTGGTGGCTCAATTGCAAGATAGACAACATTGCCAGGGACATCCAATCAACCTTTGTGGATGAGCGCCACCGCCTGCGTCATG ATCCCCTCAGAAATCAAgagaaaatggcagaaaaagaACGGCTGCTTGACCGAAGGAGGGAGCTGGTCGTGTACAAACGCAGACAAGAATTTAAAGTGGAGAGGGAAGTGAGGAAGCAAAGACTGAAGGTAGAGAGGAAGGAAATAAATGCGAAGAAGATGGAGAATATCTCTGAGTTATGCAGCAACTCAGAATACCCAGCTATGTTAAATTTTCTCTACGGACCAATGCCAGTCAGGtcacatatatatatcaatTAA